From the genome of Arvicola amphibius chromosome 9, mArvAmp1.2, whole genome shotgun sequence, one region includes:
- the Krt82 gene encoding keratin, type II cuticular Hb2, producing MSCRNFQLSSRCGSRSFSSCSAIMPRMVTHYEVSKGPCRPGGTGGLRALGCLGSRSLCNVGFGRPRVASRCGMQGFGYRAGAACGPPMCITPVTVNESLLVPLELEIDPTVQRVKRDEKEQIKCLNNRFASFINKVRFLEQKNKLLETKWNFMQQQRSCQSNMEPLFEGYICALRRQLDCVSGDHGRLETELCSLQDALEGYKKKYEEELSLRPCAENEFVTLKKDVDTAFLVKADLETNLEALEHEIEFLKALFEEEISLLQSQISETSVIVKMDNSRDLDVDGIIAEIKAQYDDIASRSKAEAEAWYQSRYEELRLTAGNHCDNLRNRKNEILEMNKLIQRLQQDIETVKGQCCKLEGAIAQAEQQGEAALSDAKCKLAGLEEALQKSKQDMACLLKEYQEVMNSKLGLDIEIATYRRLLEGEEHRLCEGVGPVNISVSSSKGAMFYEPCVVGTPMLRTEYSTGTMGVLRSNGGCSVVGTGELYIPCEPQGIMGCGSGRNSSTKMGAGSNSCGR from the exons aTGTCATGCCGAAATTTCCAGCTGAGCTCCAGATGTGGCAGCCGAAGTTTCAGCTCATGCTCAGCCATCATGCCCCGGATGGTCACCCACTATGAAGTGAGCAAGGGGCCCTGCCGGCCTGGGGGTACTGGGGGCCTCCGAGCCCTGGGCTGCCTTGGATCTCGGAGCCTGTGCAATGTGGGCTTTGGGAGGCCACGTGTGGCCTCCAGATGTGGCATGCAGGGCTTTGGGTACCGAGCGGGAGCTGCTTGCGGACCTCCCATGTGCATCACCCCTGTCACGGTCAACGAGAGCCTGCtggttcccctggagctggagatcgACCCCACGGTGCAGAGGGTGAAGAGGGATGAGAAGGAGCAGATCAAATGCCTCAATAACCGATTCGCATCCTTCATCAACAAG GTGCGCTTCCTGGAGCAGAAGAACAAGCTGCTGGAGACCAAGTGGAACTTTATGCAGCAGCAGAGGAGTTGCCAAAGCAACATGGAACCACTGTTTGAGGGCTACATCTGTGCCCTGAGACGACAGCTGGACTGTGTGTCCGGGGACCATGGGAGACTGGAGACTGAGCTCTGCAGCCTCCAGGATGCGCTGGAGGGTTACAAGAAAAA GTACGAAGAGGAACTGTCGTTGCGCCCCTGTGCTGAGAATGAGTTTGTCACCTTGAAGAAG GATGTGGACACGGCCTTCCTGGTGAAGGCTGACCTGGAAACCAACTTGGAGGCTCTCGAACACGAGATTGAGTTCCTGAAAGCCCTGTTTGAGGAG GAGATCAGCTTGCTGCAGTCCCAGATCTCTGAGACCTCAGTCATCGTGAAGATGGATAACAGCCGAGACCTGGATGTGGACGGCATCATAGCTGAGATCAAGGCCCAGTACGACGACATCGCCAGTCGCagcaaagcagaggcagaggcctggTACCAAAGCCGG TATGAAGAGctgagactgacagctgggaaccaCTGTGACAACCTACGCAACCGCAAGAACGAGATCCTAGAAATGAACAAGCTGATCCAGCGGCTGCAGCAGGACATTGAAACAGTCAAAGGCCAG tgctgcaaaCTTGAGGGAGCCATTGCCCAGGCAGAGCAGCAGGGAGAGGCGGCCCTCAGTGATGCCAAGTGCAAGCTGGCAGGGCTGGAGGAGGCCCTACAGAAGTCCAAGCAGGACATGGCCTGCCTGCTCAAGGAGTACCAGGAGGTGATGAACTCCAAGCTGGGCCTGGACATCGAGATCGCCACCTACAGGCGCCTGCTGGAGGGCGAGGAGCACAG gctgtgtgaaggtgttgggcCTGTGAACATAT CGGTCAGCAGCTCCAAGGGTGCCATGTTCTATGAGCCATGTGTGGTGGGCACACCCATGCTGAGGACTGAGTACAGCACAGGGACCATGGGTGTCCTCAGGAGCAATGGCGGCTGCAGCGTGGTGGGCACCGGTGAACTCTACATCCCCTGTGAACCCCAAGGGATCATGGGCTGCGGAAGTGGGCGGAACTCCAGCACGAAGATGGGGGCAGGTAGCAACTCATGCGGTCGTTAG
- the LOC119822441 gene encoding keratin, type II cytoskeletal 5-like, protein MTQRSSVTIKSGGTRNFSASSASMMPGCRPGFSSVSMSQSGKSFGGSFGGGFGTRSLHSFGGNKRISISGGYRSSQASFGGAACGLGVSGIGYRVGGAYGGYGFGGGMAPGAGGIHEVTVNQSLLTPLHLEIDPSLQRVRKEEKEQIKTLNNKFASFIDKVRFLEQQNKVLETKWSLLQDHKTTRTNLEPMFEAYIANLRRQLECLGGERGRLETELKSMQDVVEDFKNKYEEEIHKRTAAENEFVVLKKDVDAAYMNKVELEAKVDALMDEINFLRAFYEAELAQLQAQISETSVVLSMDNNRSLDLNSIIAEVKAQYEDIANRSRAEAESWYQTKYEELQRSAGQHGDDLRTTKMEISELNRAMQRLRSEIDNLKKQCATLQASIADAEQRGELALKDAKHKLAELEEALQKAKQDMARQLREYQELMNVKLALDIEIATYRKLLEGEECRLTGEGVGAVNISVVSSSGGTGYSGGGGLCMSGGSYSRGGYSSSGLCYGGGGSSGFSSTSGRSVSGSSSSMRIVSKTSSSKKSYRS, encoded by the exons ATGACCCAGCGTTCCTCTGTGACCATCAAATCTGGGGGCACACGGAACTTCAGTGCCTCCTCAGCCAGCATGATGCCTGGCTGTCGACCCGGTTTCAGCTCTGTCTCTATGTCCCAGAGCGGGAAGAGTTTTGGAGGCAGCTTTGGGGGTGGTTTTGGGACAAGAAGCCTACACAGTTTTGGGGGTAACAAAAGAATCTCCATCAGTGGGGGCTACCGCTCCAGCCAGGCCAGCTTTGGAGGTGCTGCCTGTGGGCTAGGGGTCAGCGGCATAGGGTACAGAGTTGGAGGAGCCTATGGTGGGTATGGATTTGGAGGTGGGAtggcccctggagctggaggcatcCATGAAGTGACTGTCAACCAGAGTCTCCTTACCCCCCTGCACCTGGAaattgacccatctctccagcgggttcgaaaggaggagaaggagcagatCAAGACCCTCAACAACAAGTTCGCCTCCTTCATTGACAAG GTGCGGTTCCTGGAACAGCAGAACAAAGTCCTAGAGACCAAATGGAGCCTGCTGCAGGACCACAAAACCACCAGGACCAACTTGGAGCCCATGTTTGAAGCCTACATCGCTAACCTGAGGCGCCAGCTGGAGTGTCTGGGCGGAGAGCGGGGCCGGCTGGAGACAGAGCTAAAGAGTATGCAGGATGTGGTGGAGGACTTCAAGAATAA gTATGAAGAGGAAATCCACAAACGCACAGCGGCAGAGAATGAGTTTGTAGTACTCAAAAAA GATGTGGATGCAGCCTACATGAACAAGGTGGAGTTGGAGGCCAAGGTGGATGCCTTGATGGACGAGATCAACTTCCTGCGAGCTTTCTATGAGGCG GAGCTGGCTCAGCTTCAGGCTCAGATCTCTGAGACCTCTGTGGTTCTCTCCATGGACAACAACCGCAGCCTGGACCTAAACAGCATCATTGCCGAGGTCAAGGCCCAGTATGAGGACATTGCCAACCGCAGTCGGGCAGAGGCTGAGTCCTGGTACCAGACCAAG TATGAAGAGCTGCAGCGGTCTGCCGGCCAACATGGGGATGACCTCCGTACTACTAAAATGGAGATCTCTGAGCTGAATAGGGCCATGCAGAGGCTGCGTTCTGAGATTGACAACCTGAAGAAGCAG TGTGCCACACTCCAGGCTTCCATCGCTGATGCGGAGCAGCGTGGGGAGCTGGCACTCAAAGATGCCAAGCACAAGCTGGCGGAACTGGAAGAGGCCCTGCAGAAGGCCAAGCAGGACATGGCGCGGCAGCTGCGCGAGTACCAGGAGCTTATGAACGTCAAGCTGGCCCTGGACATCGAGATTGCCACCTACAGGAAGCTGCTGGAGGGCGAGGAGTGCAG gctcACTGGAGAAGGCGTTGGTGCCGTGAACATCT CTGTGGTCTCTTCCTCTGGGGGCACAGGCTACAGTGGAGGTGGCGGCCTCTGCATGAGTGGCGGCAGTTACAGTAGAGGTGGCTACAGTAGCAGTGGCCTCTGCTACGGTGGCGGTGGGAGTAGTGGTTTTAGCTCCACCAGCGGTCGCAGTGTGAGTGGCAGCAGCTCCAGCATGCGGATCGTCTCCAAGACATCATCCAGCAAGAAGAGTTACAGGAGCTAA